Proteins from one bacterium genomic window:
- a CDS encoding radical SAM protein, protein MLNQKIDSTLRLIAWEFTRKCNLNCLHCRGSATHDVSSEELSLSESRSFIDSMADFKEPPILIFSGGEPLSREDSFEVIEYASYRGLRVVLATNATLVDHDRARTLKKIGVQRVSISLDGASEESHDSFRGLPGAYRGALDGIEEMRRVELPFQINTTITRRNLEEIGAIADLAIKLKAQALHIFLLVPTGRGKSLEGDEISAVEYEKVLRWFYEFGQQYPIQVKATCAPHYYRIVHQLSGKLPASHAARGLSAYSRGCLGGTGFCFVSYKGEVCPCGYLPVVAGNIRDQRLSRIWAESPLFLDLRNPDKLHGKCGRCEYRWICGGCRARAYQASDDYLAEEPMCIYQPRKEKS, encoded by the coding sequence ATGTTGAATCAAAAGATTGACAGTACGCTTCGGCTTATTGCCTGGGAGTTTACCCGGAAATGCAACCTCAACTGCCTCCACTGCCGGGGGTCGGCCACTCATGATGTCTCGTCGGAAGAATTGAGTTTATCGGAAAGCCGCTCCTTTATCGACAGCATGGCGGACTTCAAAGAGCCGCCGATTTTAATCTTCAGCGGCGGGGAACCGCTCAGCCGGGAGGATTCATTCGAGGTCATTGAATACGCATCCTACCGGGGCTTACGGGTGGTTCTGGCTACAAACGCGACCCTGGTCGATCATGACAGGGCCAGAACGCTGAAAAAAATTGGCGTCCAGAGGGTCAGTATCAGCCTTGACGGGGCCAGCGAGGAGAGCCACGACAGTTTCCGGGGGCTGCCGGGGGCCTATCGGGGGGCTCTGGACGGGATCGAGGAGATGAGGAGGGTAGAGCTTCCCTTCCAGATCAACACCACCATTACCCGGAGGAACCTTGAAGAGATCGGGGCCATTGCGGATCTGGCGATAAAATTAAAGGCCCAGGCACTGCATATCTTCCTTCTGGTCCCGACAGGCCGGGGGAAAAGCCTGGAGGGGGATGAAATTTCAGCCGTGGAATATGAAAAGGTGCTGCGCTGGTTTTATGAATTCGGGCAGCAGTATCCCATTCAGGTCAAAGCGACCTGCGCTCCCCATTATTACCGGATTGTCCATCAGTTATCCGGCAAACTGCCTGCATCTCATGCCGCGCGGGGGCTTTCCGCTTACAGCCGGGGGTGTCTGGGAGGGACGGGATTTTGCTTCGTCTCCTATAAAGGAGAGGTCTGTCCCTGCGGCTATCTGCCTGTCGTGGCCGGAAACATCCGCGATCAGCGCCTGAGCCGGATATGGGCCGAGTCACCCCTCTTTCTGGACCTGAGAAACCCCGACAAGCTGCACGGGAAGTGCGGCCGCTGCGAGTACCGCTGGATATGCGGTGGCTGCCGGGCGCGTGCCTATCAGGCCTCGGATGATTATCTGGCCGAGGAGCCGATGTGCATCTATCAGCCCCGGAAAGAGAAGTCATAG
- a CDS encoding cohesin domain-containing protein, whose amino-acid sequence MKNKQRTRLLLSIGGLVSMALIFMVVTTSALAANGGLMISEQNCPLTGNEITFTVSIVNAPQPVNSMGFKISYDASALEYVGYARGTLTAGFTLLEVSRPSNGTLQVGGLDTATGIAQGASGSVVELTFRVLTCKTSPLQLTNLIDDLAGWATANGQLIPQSSSNPGGQSSTGSTGSTGGSGSTVPYGYGYGTPMPGTGYGYGSPVYGTPTGTGYGYGTPVYGTPASTGYGYGAPVYGTPTGSGYGYGAQAGYSFGTPVSYGFSSPVGYGLTSSPFGVGFTNPLSSGFSTPWSSGFASPFGFGVTNPIGFGLTSGYGYTSPMSYGIPSSFSYGFTSPVTGSFPSTFGLSGFGASGFGSYPYLTSWSF is encoded by the coding sequence ATGAAAAACAAGCAAAGAACACGCCTTCTCCTCTCTATCGGCGGGCTGGTAAGTATGGCCCTGATTTTTATGGTTGTTACCACTTCTGCACTGGCTGCAAACGGTGGACTGATGATCAGCGAACAGAATTGCCCCCTCACCGGAAATGAAATAACTTTTACGGTTTCCATCGTCAATGCCCCTCAGCCGGTAAACAGCATGGGCTTTAAGATCAGCTATGATGCAAGTGCCCTTGAATATGTGGGATATGCAAGAGGGACCCTGACGGCAGGATTTACTCTTTTAGAAGTCAGCAGACCCTCGAATGGCACGTTGCAGGTTGGCGGGTTGGATACCGCAACCGGCATAGCCCAGGGAGCCAGCGGGTCCGTCGTAGAATTGACTTTTAGAGTCCTCACCTGTAAAACCAGCCCCCTGCAACTCACCAATCTCATCGACGATCTGGCAGGCTGGGCCACCGCCAATGGACAGCTTATTCCCCAATCCTCCTCGAATCCAGGAGGACAAAGCAGCACAGGCAGCACAGGCAGCACAGGCGGTTCTGGTTCCACCGTGCCATATGGATATGGTTATGGCACACCGATGCCTGGTACTGGCTATGGCTACGGCAGTCCTGTTTATGGCACACCGACTGGCACTGGCTATGGGTATGGCACTCCTGTGTATGGCACACCGGCCAGTACCGGCTATGGCTACGGAGCCCCTGTATATGGCACACCGACTGGTTCCGGCTATGGCTACGGGGCTCAGGCTGGCTATAGTTTTGGCACTCCGGTCAGTTACGGATTCTCTTCTCCGGTAGGCTATGGGCTTACCTCATCTCCCTTTGGTGTTGGTTTCACTAACCCATTGAGTTCCGGTTTCTCAACTCCGTGGAGTTCGGGCTTTGCCTCTCCCTTTGGTTTTGGAGTGACTAATCCGATAGGTTTTGGTCTAACTTCAGGATACGGTTATACTTCTCCCATGAGCTATGGGATCCCCTCTTCCTTCAGCTATGGTTTTACTTCTCCCGTGACGGGCTCTTTCCCCTCGACGTTCGGTCTTAGCGGGTTCGGGGCCAGCGGATTCGGATCATATCCTTACCTGACTTCCTGGTCGTTCTAA